The Lutzomyia longipalpis isolate SR_M1_2022 chromosome 2, ASM2433408v1 DNA window tGTTTTTGTGCTTGGgctattttcttgcaaaacttttgttttttttttaaaataaattctcacctCGCCACCTTTTGAATTTTGTCTCTCATTTACATGATTATGAGCCTAAAAATTACacagaaatcaatttttcgtAGGGCCAGATTCACGCGTAAAGACACAAAAgaaacacagagagagagaggtaaAGTAAATTACAAACAGATAGTCCAAAAAGAATATAAACCccaaaacaaataatttttaaatgagaaataaaattttttttaacttacattttccaatttttgctTTGCATCCTTAATGATCTTCATTAATTCCTCCTTTTTGGTGTTTGTAAATGATTTGGATATGGTAACGGGTTTGCTATCGCCACTATTGTGAATGGTGCTGAGACTATTTCGACCTGAAAAGTAGTATGATGTGATGTTTAAAGTTTTGCGTTGTTTTTCCAACATAGGATTGAAGGCATACACAAAACAAAGTTTTTTACCTCTTTCTGAGACACTAGGAGGTccatcgagggctgcattgagAAAACTCGTTGCCTGGGGGATACTCTCAATGCTCCCACCGAGGGTAGAGGCAAGAGAACGATCGGCATTGTCTCCACTGGGTGTTGATGCTTCATCTTCCTCATCGGATGTTCCTGTTCCAGTTCCCGTTGACGGTGCACTGGGAGATTGACTCAGCTGCAATCGTTGCTTCTCCGTTTTGCGCCTCATTGACTTTCGCAGCTCCTCCACATTTGTCTCATTAACCTTGAAGTCTCCTGGCGTTCCCGGAGCTCCCGTAGGGTAGAACAGGACCCCATGATCGGAGCTTGTACGTTCCCCATCGGAAATATCCTCAACATCCCCATCATGCTCGGTATTTGATTCCGAATTCAAACTATTGAGGTTCTTCTCCGTTACTTTATGCTGAAAAGCCACTTCCCGGCGATTCTCCAAGCCACTGTCAATGGAACTATCCTCACTGAGGTAGGTATTAATGTAGACATCCTTGCTGCTTGAGCTGTTGTAGTCCGATGTGGGGTTATTGTTGTTATTTGTGCTCGAATGCGGTGGGGAATCAACAATATTTCGCAAATCTATCTCTGGTTCGAACTGACTTCGCTGTGCCCACTTCCCACGTGGTTTGGGTGCTACAGAACCCTGACTTGGGCTCGTTCCGAGGATATTTGCCCCCTGGTTTGGTTCATCGGTCTTCCTCTTTGCCCACATTGGCAATTGCCCCACATCTGAGAGTTTGTACCCACCGGAAATAACCACATCCTCCGTGAATGATGGGAAATTCCCCACATCAACCTTCTCATTgttctgctgctgctgctgtggcTGAGGCTCCAGCATTAGTTCAACATTTTGGGATACTTGTCGTGGAATTGGGATTTGCTGACCCGAACGCAGAGCTTGTTGGGACAATCGTGCCTGCATTGTGACCACCATATCGTGTGGTACCTGCCAAATGAAGATACATCCATCGCCACTGGCTGAAATCAAATGTCGGCAATCATTGGTGAATTTGAGCCCCGTCACGAGCTCACTATGCCCATACATTCGTGCCATGCACTCATTCGAGTAGTAATCGTACACACTCAGCGTCTTATCCGTGCACGACGTTGCAATGTAGATCCCACTCAGATCCAGCGTTAGCTTTATCAAACTCCCTTCATCTGAATGGGATCCTTTGAAGGTTTTTGTGTGCTTTGATGTCTGTGATCCGTAAACACGGATATTCCTATCCTGACATGCAGTTAGGATATGCTTGCAATTGCTATCCACCTCCATGTCGTACAGCGTGTTCTTCCCATTGCAGTGATTCCCCCGTTGGAATTGATTGCCCTGcaaggaaggaaaattaataatttgaaacAATCCTCCgcttttcctttgaaatttctttaatttccttataaaaattgtttaaaaaaaattacaaaaaagtcaatcacaatgcgtccagttataagagttggtgtcccacaacgtgtagaagtttgtttttgCCTtttaatgcgatttgtgagcaaaATTAGTAgacaaagttgatttttttttgtgaaatttatcaatttgatggataaaaatggtcatacctctggttctataagacctacaaaaatatcttgactggttatggaaaggtcttgaaacaagCTACAATTACGGATATATTTTCAtacagaacacaaaatggcgtctGTTTGTtataccaaaacagtttttagcattttttgtCCGTAAGGAATAGTTCTACAGTATTCTAATGTtatagaaagttgtagggtattgcaaatcctttaatttgataccaaattaaGCAAAACATGAGATATGGtccttagaacttttcaaattcaagaatttttcaaatgggtatatcttctaaacggcggcatagattttcttgattttttgcacggtgaaagatattgagtcaggctacaacatatcaaaatttaaaggaaaacgataacagatgttgggagatattaccccttaaagttaggcatttttttttaattttagcgcctcttgcggacatttttataacttgaaatgttctaaacagttgtacagctttttgaaacctttcatttgagcttgagtttgtcaaaatcggtcaagccgttctcgagttatatcgaaaaaacactttttctttaggccgccatatttactaaaccgcttgaccgatttacaagtatgaattattgatgaaaatgtctaaCTGACCtttacaacatactaaaatttcagacctctagctataaggaaaatggttgacggtatttcaaaatggcggacggcggccattttggatcttgaaaatgccaaaaaataaaattttacacccacattcattgaaaacttcaaaccgtaACTTTCTATCTATTACAGTTTTTAAGATATTCTAACCTAagatatttacataaattcagtacaattttgattttctatctcattcatccccattgaatgtaatggtaaaaaaaatgttaggttaggAATATTTGACAAACCAATATAaagcaaagtttagagtcccggacgacAGGctggccggatcaaaaattttccgtcACCATTTTcgtcgtaatgtgggatgtctaaaacgtgcttataccaagtttgagcccgatctgaggggCTCAAACCCTTCAGATCGGGCAGTATTGATTACTTAACAAAACTCAGACAAAATCCCTACCTGGAATGGTCTAAAGATGATCGCCTTGTCAGCTCCACAGGAAATCATCTGGAAATTCATATCAcatccaataaattttatactcGTGATACTACTACTGTGATCATCGAGTGTCTGAAGGATTTTATATCCTTGCTCCACATCAAAGATGTGAATGAGTCTATCCCGGCTGGCACTACCCAGGAGCTTCCGTTCAATCCTCTCATTTGTGTACTCAAGACAGAGCACCTCTGAGTCATGAGCCTCAATTGTTGTGAGCAATTTGAGATTTGTGAGATTGTAAATTCGAATATTCCCACTACGATCCCCCGTGGCAAGATGATTTCTCTCCGTGCTGATCTTTATGCAACGCACCCCATTACGTCCGTCATACGTGGAGTTTTTCTCGTTGTTCAAAATGGGATTATCCATGTCCTTGATGAAGTTTAATTCATCATCAATGTAGGCCACCTTTAAGAAGAAGGATTGTgaggtgaattttattgattttttttccttatcaaATTTTTACCTTAAGTAAATCCTTGCTGTAGATGTTCTTCCTGTACATCTCATTACTTTCACACCCATCGAGATCCCACACGCGTATCGTGTCGTCGGAGGAGCACGTGAGGAAGCAGTCTAATGGCAAATTATGAGCTAAATTGTTCTTCACATAGGTGAATGGCACAGTTTCAACCCCCCAAATGCACGCCGAATGATACAGGAAGGAATGACTCTTCCCCACACGTCGTACATCCCGCAAATCCCACACGTAGAGGCTGTGATCGTTGTACACGCACGTCGCCTTGCTGCGTGCCTCATCGTACACGAGGGCTATCGTGTCGGGGTATTTGGCATTCGCTGGCGCCGACATCATGTGCGTGAGTTGCACACCCTGTGCCACATCGACGCCCAAGTAGTGTGTTCGCGGCAGCGTTGTCACGTACTCCAATGTCTCAGCATTGAAGACACGCACGATGGCCTCAGCGCATCCAACGAGAATGTACTTTGTCCCCACGGCCAAGCAATTCGCCGATGCTGTCCTACACGCCACCCACTTATCCAGCAAACGTCGTGAATTGAACTCCACAAGTTGCCCATTGCGCGTGATGGCGTACGTACTCTCGAGCATCTCACCCCTACCACAGGCAACAGCACAGAAGTCATTGTTCCGCAGATCACCCAAAATGGCACTTCGTCCCATGAGCGGAATTGGTTCTTTGTACTACACACGCGCAAGGAGACAacatttaaacataaaattatatttatttcacaaagaCATCGCATTGGGGCAAGGTGATGGCTTTTGGATGCCAAAacgaggaatttattttattgcaaacaaAACTTTCGC harbors:
- the LOC129789828 gene encoding mitogen-activated protein kinase-binding protein 1 isoform X3 encodes the protein MEARNDVKIIRAPSLKRGKNDESLSNRIKLKKVLGLTVCSNAALDVSPTSGILAYPAGCTVVLLNAKKLSQTYLLNTSRKAITAVAFTQCGRYVATGECGINPAIKVWELDPLNGNLENGAAGGNVVAEFLGHKYAVSCVAFSPTGKYLVSVGSQHDMIVNVFDWRQNVKIASNKVSAKVVAVTFSEDGSYFVTVGNRHVKFWYLEGNRKYKEPIPLMGRSAILGDLRNNDFCAVACGRGEMLESTYAITRNGQLVEFNSRRLLDKWVACRTASANCLAVGTKYILVGCAEAIVRVFNAETLEYVTTLPRTHYLGVDVAQGVQLTHMMSAPANAKYPDTIALVYDEARSKATCVYNDHSLYVWDLRDVRRVGKSHSFLYHSACIWGVETVPFTYVKNNLAHNLPLDCFLTCSSDDTIRVWDLDGCESNEMYRKNIYSKDLLKVAYIDDELNFIKDMDNPILNNEKNSTYDGRNGVRCIKISTERNHLATGDRSGNIRIYNLTNLKLLTTIEAHDSEVLCLEYTNERIERKLLGSASRDRLIHIFDVEQGYKILQTLDDHSSSITSIKFIGCDMNFQMISCGADKAIIFRPFQGNQFQRGNHCNGKNTLYDMEVDSNCKHILTACQDRNIRVYGSQTSKHTKTFKGSHSDEGSLIKLTLDLSGIYIATSCTDKTLSVYDYYSNECMARMYGHSELVTGLKFTNDCRHLISASGDGCIFIWQVPHDMVVTMQARLSQQALRSGQQIPIPRQVSQNVELMLEPQPQQQQQNNEKVDVGNFPSFTEDVVISGGYKLSDVGQLPMWAKRKTDEPNQGANILGTSPSQGSVAPKPRGKWAQRSQFEPEIDLRNIVDSPPHSSTNNNNNPTSDYNSSSSKDVYINTYLSEDSSIDSGLENRREVAFQHKVTEKNLNSLNSESNTEHDGDVEDISDGERTSSDHGVLFYPTGAPGTPGDFKVNETNVEELRKSMRRKTEKQRLQLSQSPSAPSTGTGTGTSDEEDEASTPSGDNADRSLASTLGGSIESIPQATSFLNAALDGPPSVSERGRNSLSTIHNSGDSKPVTISKSFTNTKKEELMKIIKDAKQKLENVGYRRTNLRASQSISDLSQVSKSNLLETGSRLNRPMRPGIANSFLSLNSDESSIRRACSLSDLSMGKDYKPMNSKPIPSTRTSVPPRTAAKRSAGPGGKLEVPSGGGMGTRSVSMGILNHASDSEPETRGGVMKPTISSQNKINTSNNTTGGRLGNKGGQFGVARRRGMQNSYSSINLTAAGHDDSSSEETTVVPVPPSGKPAVPPRPRNLSDKRSNLKQNNLNDTEVPCKDNDNSDLAQCSRLINQLMLTTNSVVQLHSRLRQTEDGGGGSNYMLQELENAVVMTQTMLTKVTNQKNNKDTNNPFSAGQQNQHINRLENGEYVQMREKCTDMLNKVQNMNNNS
- the LOC129789828 gene encoding mitogen-activated protein kinase-binding protein 1 isoform X2, yielding MFAPRNSSPNQLFSNEDIAAYQIKLKKVLGLTVCSNAALDVSPTSGILAYPAGCTVVLLNAKKLSQTYLLNTSRKAITAVAFTQCGRYVATGECGINPAIKVWELDPLNGNLENGAAGGNVVAEFLGHKYAVSCVAFSPTGKYLVSVGSQHDMIVNVFDWRQNVKIASNKVSAKVVAVTFSEDGSYFVTVGNRHVKFWYLEGNRKYKEPIPLMGRSAILGDLRNNDFCAVACGRGEMLESTYAITRNGQLVEFNSRRLLDKWVACRTASANCLAVGTKYILVGCAEAIVRVFNAETLEYVTTLPRTHYLGVDVAQGVQLTHMMSAPANAKYPDTIALVYDEARSKATCVYNDHSLYVWDLRDVRRVGKSHSFLYHSACIWGVETVPFTYVKNNLAHNLPLDCFLTCSSDDTIRVWDLDGCESNEMYRKNIYSKDLLKVAYIDDELNFIKDMDNPILNNEKNSTYDGRNGVRCIKISTERNHLATGDRSGNIRIYNLTNLKLLTTIEAHDSEVLCLEYTNERIERKLLGSASRDRLIHIFDVEQGYKILQTLDDHSSSITSIKFIGCDMNFQMISCGADKAIIFRPFQGNQFQRGNHCNGKNTLYDMEVDSNCKHILTACQDRNIRVYGSQTSKHTKTFKGSHSDEGSLIKLTLDLSGIYIATSCTDKTLSVYDYYSNECMARMYGHSELVTGLKFTNDCRHLISASGDGCIFIWQVPHDMVVTMQARLSQQALRSGQQIPIPRQVSQNVELMLEPQPQQQQQNNEKVDVGNFPSFTEDVVISGGYKLSDVGQLPMWAKRKTDEPNQGANILGTSPSQGSVAPKPRGKWAQRSQFEPEIDLRNIVDSPPHSSTNNNNNPTSDYNSSSSKDVYINTYLSEDSSIDSGLENRREVAFQHKVTEKNLNSLNSESNTEHDGDVEDISDGERTSSDHGVLFYPTGAPGTPGDFKVNETNVEELRKSMRRKTEKQRLQLSQSPSAPSTGTGTGTSDEEDEASTPSGDNADRSLASTLGGSIESIPQATSFLNAALDGPPSVSERGRNSLSTIHNSGDSKPVTISKSFTNTKKEELMKIIKDAKQKLENAHNHVNERQNSKGGEVGYRRTNLRASQSISDLSQVSKSNLLETGSRLNRPMRPGIANSFLSLNSDESSIRRACSLSDLSMGKDYKPMNSKPIPSTRTSVPPRTAAKRSAGPGGKLEVPSGGGMGTRSVSMGILNHASDSEPETRGGVMKPTISSQNKINTSNNTTGGRLGNKGGQFGVARRRGMQNSYSSINLTAAGHDDSSSEETTVVPVPPSGKPAVPPRPRNLSDKRSNLKQNNLNDTEVPCKDNDNSDLAQCSRLINQLMLTTNSVVQLHSRLRQTEDGGGGSNYMLQELENAVVMTQTMLTKVTNQKNNKDTNNPFSAGQQNQHINRLENGEYVQMREKCTDMLNKVQNMNNNS
- the LOC129789828 gene encoding mitogen-activated protein kinase-binding protein 1 isoform X4 — translated: MFAPRNSSPNQLFSNEDIAAYQIKLKKVLGLTVCSNAALDVSPTSGILAYPAGCTVVLLNAKKLSQTYLLNTSRKAITAVAFTQCGRYVATGECGINPAIKVWELDPLNGNLENGAAGGNVVAEFLGHKYAVSCVAFSPTGKYLVSVGSQHDMIVNVFDWRQNVKIASNKVSAKVVAVTFSEDGSYFVTVGNRHVKFWYLEGNRKYKEPIPLMGRSAILGDLRNNDFCAVACGRGEMLESTYAITRNGQLVEFNSRRLLDKWVACRTASANCLAVGTKYILVGCAEAIVRVFNAETLEYVTTLPRTHYLGVDVAQGVQLTHMMSAPANAKYPDTIALVYDEARSKATCVYNDHSLYVWDLRDVRRVGKSHSFLYHSACIWGVETVPFTYVKNNLAHNLPLDCFLTCSSDDTIRVWDLDGCESNEMYRKNIYSKDLLKVAYIDDELNFIKDMDNPILNNEKNSTYDGRNGVRCIKISTERNHLATGDRSGNIRIYNLTNLKLLTTIEAHDSEVLCLEYTNERIERKLLGSASRDRLIHIFDVEQGYKILQTLDDHSSSITSIKFIGCDMNFQMISCGADKAIIFRPFQGNQFQRGNHCNGKNTLYDMEVDSNCKHILTACQDRNIRVYGSQTSKHTKTFKGSHSDEGSLIKLTLDLSGIYIATSCTDKTLSVYDYYSNECMARMYGHSELVTGLKFTNDCRHLISASGDGCIFIWQVPHDMVVTMQARLSQQALRSGQQIPIPRQVSQNVELMLEPQPQQQQQNNEKVDVGNFPSFTEDVVISGGYKLSDVGQLPMWAKRKTDEPNQGANILGTSPSQGSVAPKPRGKWAQRSQFEPEIDLRNIVDSPPHSSTNNNNNPTSDYNSSSSKDVYINTYLSEDSSIDSGLENRREVAFQHKVTEKNLNSLNSESNTEHDGDVEDISDGERTSSDHGVLFYPTGAPGTPGDFKVNETNVEELRKSMRRKTEKQRLQLSQSPSAPSTGTGTGTSDEEDEASTPSGDNADRSLASTLGGSIESIPQATSFLNAALDGPPSVSERGRNSLSTIHNSGDSKPVTISKSFTNTKKEELMKIIKDAKQKLENVGYRRTNLRASQSISDLSQVSKSNLLETGSRLNRPMRPGIANSFLSLNSDESSIRRACSLSDLSMGKDYKPMNSKPIPSTRTSVPPRTAAKRSAGPGGKLEVPSGGGMGTRSVSMGILNHASDSEPETRGGVMKPTISSQNKINTSNNTTGGRLGNKGGQFGVARRRGMQNSYSSINLTAAGHDDSSSEETTVVPVPPSGKPAVPPRPRNLSDKRSNLKQNNLNDTEVPCKDNDNSDLAQCSRLINQLMLTTNSVVQLHSRLRQTEDGGGGSNYMLQELENAVVMTQTMLTKVTNQKNNKDTNNPFSAGQQNQHINRLENGEYVQMREKCTDMLNKVQNMNNNS
- the LOC129789828 gene encoding mitogen-activated protein kinase-binding protein 1 isoform X5; amino-acid sequence: MEARNDVKIIRAPSLKRGKNDESLSNRIKLKKVLGLTVCSNAALDVSPTSGILAYPAGCTVVLLNAKKLSQTYLLNTSRKAITAVAFTQCGRYVATGECGINPAIKVWELDPLNGNLENGAAGGNVVAEFLGHKYAVSCVAFSPTGKYLVSVGSQHDMIVNVFDWRQNVKIASNKVSAKVVAVTFSEDGSYFVTVGNRHVKFWYLEGNRKYKEPIPLMGRSAILGDLRNNDFCAVACGRGEMLESTYAITRNGQLVEFNSRRLLDKWVACRTASANCLAVGTKYILVGCAEAIVRVFNAETLEYVTTLPRTHYLGVDVAQGVQLTHMMSAPANAKYPDTIALVYDEARSKATCVYNDHSLYVWDLRDVRRVGKSHSFLYHSACIWGVETVPFTYVKNNLAHNLPLDCFLTCSSDDTIRVWDLDGCESNEMYRKNIYSKDLLKVAYIDDELNFIKDMDNPILNNEKNSTYDGRNGVRCIKISTERNHLATGDRSGNIRIYNLTNLKLLTTIEAHDSEVLCLEYTNERIERKLLGSASRDRLIHIFDVEQGYKILQTLDDHSSSITSIKFIGCDMNFQMISCGADKAIIFRPFQGNQFQRGNHCNGKNTLYDMEVDSNCKHILTACQDRNIRVYGSQTSKHTKTFKGSHSDEGSLIKLTLDLSGIYIATSCTDKTLSVYDYYSNECMARMYGHSELVTGLKFTNDCRHLISASGDGCIFIWQVPHDMVVTMQARLSQQALRSGQQIPIPRQVSQNVELMLEPQPQQQQQNNEKVDVGNFPSFTEDVVISGGYKLSDVGQLPMWAKRKTDEPNQGANILGTSPSQGSVAPKPRGKWAQRSQFEPEIDLRNIVDSPPHSSTNNNNNPTSDYNSSSSKDVYINTYLSEDSSIDSGLENRREVAFQHKVTEKNLNSLNSESNTEHDGDVEDISDGERTSSDHGVLFYPTGAPGTPGDFKVNETNVEELRKSMRRKTEKQRLQLSQSPSAPSTGTGTGTSDEEDEASTPSGDNADRSLASTLGGSIESIPQATSFLNAALDGPPSVSERGRNSLSTIHNSGDSKPVTISKSFTNTKKEELMKIIKDAKQKLENAHNHVNERQNSKGGEVGYRRTNLRASQSISDLSQVSKSNLLETGSRLNRPMRPDYKPMNSKPIPSTRTSVPPRTAAKRSAGPGGKLEVPSGGGMGTRSVSMGILNHASDSEPETRGGVMKPTISSQNKINTSNNTTGGRLGNKGGQFGVARRRGMQNSYSSINLTAAGHDDSSSEETTVVPVPPSGKPAVPPRPRNLSDKRSNLKQNNLNDTEVPCKDNDNSDLAQCSRLINQLMLTTNSVVQLHSRLRQTEDGGGGSNYMLQELENAVVMTQTMLTKVTNQKNNKDTNNPFSAGQQNQHINRLENGEYVQMREKCTDMLNKVQNMNNNS
- the LOC129789828 gene encoding mitogen-activated protein kinase-binding protein 1 isoform X1, whose amino-acid sequence is MEARNDVKIIRAPSLKRGKNDESLSNRIKLKKVLGLTVCSNAALDVSPTSGILAYPAGCTVVLLNAKKLSQTYLLNTSRKAITAVAFTQCGRYVATGECGINPAIKVWELDPLNGNLENGAAGGNVVAEFLGHKYAVSCVAFSPTGKYLVSVGSQHDMIVNVFDWRQNVKIASNKVSAKVVAVTFSEDGSYFVTVGNRHVKFWYLEGNRKYKEPIPLMGRSAILGDLRNNDFCAVACGRGEMLESTYAITRNGQLVEFNSRRLLDKWVACRTASANCLAVGTKYILVGCAEAIVRVFNAETLEYVTTLPRTHYLGVDVAQGVQLTHMMSAPANAKYPDTIALVYDEARSKATCVYNDHSLYVWDLRDVRRVGKSHSFLYHSACIWGVETVPFTYVKNNLAHNLPLDCFLTCSSDDTIRVWDLDGCESNEMYRKNIYSKDLLKVAYIDDELNFIKDMDNPILNNEKNSTYDGRNGVRCIKISTERNHLATGDRSGNIRIYNLTNLKLLTTIEAHDSEVLCLEYTNERIERKLLGSASRDRLIHIFDVEQGYKILQTLDDHSSSITSIKFIGCDMNFQMISCGADKAIIFRPFQGNQFQRGNHCNGKNTLYDMEVDSNCKHILTACQDRNIRVYGSQTSKHTKTFKGSHSDEGSLIKLTLDLSGIYIATSCTDKTLSVYDYYSNECMARMYGHSELVTGLKFTNDCRHLISASGDGCIFIWQVPHDMVVTMQARLSQQALRSGQQIPIPRQVSQNVELMLEPQPQQQQQNNEKVDVGNFPSFTEDVVISGGYKLSDVGQLPMWAKRKTDEPNQGANILGTSPSQGSVAPKPRGKWAQRSQFEPEIDLRNIVDSPPHSSTNNNNNPTSDYNSSSSKDVYINTYLSEDSSIDSGLENRREVAFQHKVTEKNLNSLNSESNTEHDGDVEDISDGERTSSDHGVLFYPTGAPGTPGDFKVNETNVEELRKSMRRKTEKQRLQLSQSPSAPSTGTGTGTSDEEDEASTPSGDNADRSLASTLGGSIESIPQATSFLNAALDGPPSVSERGRNSLSTIHNSGDSKPVTISKSFTNTKKEELMKIIKDAKQKLENAHNHVNERQNSKGGEVGYRRTNLRASQSISDLSQVSKSNLLETGSRLNRPMRPGIANSFLSLNSDESSIRRACSLSDLSMGKDYKPMNSKPIPSTRTSVPPRTAAKRSAGPGGKLEVPSGGGMGTRSVSMGILNHASDSEPETRGGVMKPTISSQNKINTSNNTTGGRLGNKGGQFGVARRRGMQNSYSSINLTAAGHDDSSSEETTVVPVPPSGKPAVPPRPRNLSDKRSNLKQNNLNDTEVPCKDNDNSDLAQCSRLINQLMLTTNSVVQLHSRLRQTEDGGGGSNYMLQELENAVVMTQTMLTKVTNQKNNKDTNNPFSAGQQNQHINRLENGEYVQMREKCTDMLNKVQNMNNNS
- the LOC129789828 gene encoding mitogen-activated protein kinase-binding protein 1 isoform X6 yields the protein MEARNDVKIIRAPSLKRGKNDESLSNRIKLKKVLGLTVCSNAALDVSPTSGILAYPAGCTVVLLNAKKLSQTYLLNTSRKAITAVAFTQCGRYVATGECGINPAIKVWELDPLNGNLENGAAGGNVVAEFLGHKYAVSCVAFSPTGKYLVSVGSQHDMIVNVFDWRQNVKIASNKVSAKVVAVTFSEDGSYFVTVGNRHVKFWYLEGNRKYKEPIPLMGRSAILGDLRNNDFCAVACGRGEMLESTYAITRNGQLVEFNSRRLLDKWVACRTASANCLAVGTKYILVGCAEAIVRVFNAETLEYVTTLPRTHYLGVDVAQGVQLTHMMSAPANAKYPDTIALVYDEARSKATCVYNDHSLYVWDLRDVRRVGKSHSFLYHSACIWGVETVPFTYVKNNLAHNLPLDCFLTCSSDDTIRVWDLDGCESNEMYRKNIYSKDLLKVAYIDDELNFIKDMDNPILNNEKNSTYDGRNGVRCIKISTERNHLATGDRSGNIRIYNLTNLKLLTTIEAHDSEVLCLEYTNERIERKLLGSASRDRLIHIFDVEQGYKILQTLDDHSSSITSIKFIGCDMNFQMISCGADKAIIFRPFQGNQFQRGNHCNGKNTLYDMEVDSNCKHILTACQDRNIRVYGSQTSKHTKTFKGSHSDEGSLIKLTLDLSGIYIATSCTDKTLSVYDYYSNECMARMYGHSELVTGLKFTNDCRHLISASGDGCIFIWQVPHDMVVTMQARLSQQALRSGQQIPIPRQVSQNVELMLEPQPQQQQQNNEKVDVGNFPSFTEDVVISGGYKLSDVGQLPMWAKRKTDEPNQGANILGTSPSQGSVAPKPRGKWAQRSQFEPEIDLRNIVDSPPHSSTNNNNNPTSDYNSSSSKDVYINTYLSEDSSIDSGLENRREVAFQHKVTEKNLNSLNSESNTEHDGDVEDISDGERTSSDHGVLFYPTGAPGTPGDFKVNETNVEELRKSMRRKTEKQRLQLSQSPSAPSTGTGTGTSDEEDEASTPSGDNADRSLASTLGGSIESIPQATSFLNAALDGPPSVSERGRNSLSTIHNSGDSKPVTISKSFTNTKKEELMKIIKDAKQKLENVGYRRTNLRASQSISDLSQVSKSNLLETGSRLNRPMRPDYKPMNSKPIPSTRTSVPPRTAAKRSAGPGGKLEVPSGGGMGTRSVSMGILNHASDSEPETRGGVMKPTISSQNKINTSNNTTGGRLGNKGGQFGVARRRGMQNSYSSINLTAAGHDDSSSEETTVVPVPPSGKPAVPPRPRNLSDKRSNLKQNNLNDTEVPCKDNDNSDLAQCSRLINQLMLTTNSVVQLHSRLRQTEDGGGGSNYMLQELENAVVMTQTMLTKVTNQKNNKDTNNPFSAGQQNQHINRLENGEYVQMREKCTDMLNKVQNMNNNS